In one window of Camelus bactrianus isolate YW-2024 breed Bactrian camel chromosome 13, ASM4877302v1, whole genome shotgun sequence DNA:
- the PLA2G2C gene encoding putative inactive group IIC secretory phospholipase A2 isoform X1, with the protein MEACPWMLGAIFGFVFSAVFQRGTVLDSGTHRSSTGRALGSRGRCGPGASDPLVSLGMKIFRVLVVFASCLMAPTHSSFWQFQRMVKRITGRSAFFSYYGYGCYCGLGGKGTPVDDTDRCCLAHDCCYEKLKRLGCQPVLNSYQFHVANGTVLCECALGPGVGCLCGLRACECDKQSAYCFRESLPTYEKNFKQFFSSRPRCGRRKLQC; encoded by the exons ATGGAGGCGTGTCCCTGGATGCTTGGGGCcatctttggttttgttttctcagcTGTATTTCAGAGAGGTACAGTGCTTGACTCGGGGACCCACAG GAGTTCAACtggcagagccctggggagccGAGGAAGGTGTGGTCCTGGCGCCTCGGACCCCCTGGTCTCCTTGGGAATGAAGATCTTCAGGGTTCTCGTGGTCTTTGCCTCCTGCC TGATGGCCCCCACCCACAGCAGCTTCTGGCAGTTCCAAAGGATGGTCAAACGCATCACTGGGCGGAGTGCCTTCTTCTCCTATTACGGATATGGCTGCTACTGTGGGCTTGGGGGCAAAGGGACCCCCGTGGATGACACTGACAG GTGCTGCCTGGCCCACGACTGCTGCTACGAGAAGCTGAAGCGGCTGGGCTGCCAGCCGGTGCTGAACAGCTACCAGTTCCATGTCGCCAACGGGACCGTGCTCT GTGAATGTGCCCTTGGTCCTGGTGTCGGCTGCCTCTGTGGGCTGAGGGCCTGCGAGTGTGACAAACAATCTGCATACTGCTTCCGAGAGAGCCTGCCCACCTATGAGAAAAACTTCAAGCAATTCTTCTCCAGTCGGCCCCGCTGCGGCCGCCGCAAACTCCAGTGCTAG
- the PLA2G2C gene encoding putative inactive group IIC secretory phospholipase A2 isoform X2 — MKIFRVLVVFASCLMAPTHSSFWQFQRMVKRITGRSAFFSYYGYGCYCGLGGKGTPVDDTDRCCLAHDCCYEKLKRLGCQPVLNSYQFHVANGTVLCECALGPGVGCLCGLRACECDKQSAYCFRESLPTYEKNFKQFFSSRPRCGRRKLQC; from the exons ATGAAGATCTTCAGGGTTCTCGTGGTCTTTGCCTCCTGCC TGATGGCCCCCACCCACAGCAGCTTCTGGCAGTTCCAAAGGATGGTCAAACGCATCACTGGGCGGAGTGCCTTCTTCTCCTATTACGGATATGGCTGCTACTGTGGGCTTGGGGGCAAAGGGACCCCCGTGGATGACACTGACAG GTGCTGCCTGGCCCACGACTGCTGCTACGAGAAGCTGAAGCGGCTGGGCTGCCAGCCGGTGCTGAACAGCTACCAGTTCCATGTCGCCAACGGGACCGTGCTCT GTGAATGTGCCCTTGGTCCTGGTGTCGGCTGCCTCTGTGGGCTGAGGGCCTGCGAGTGTGACAAACAATCTGCATACTGCTTCCGAGAGAGCCTGCCCACCTATGAGAAAAACTTCAAGCAATTCTTCTCCAGTCGGCCCCGCTGCGGCCGCCGCAAACTCCAGTGCTAG